In the genome of Vicia villosa cultivar HV-30 ecotype Madison, WI linkage group LG7, Vvil1.0, whole genome shotgun sequence, one region contains:
- the LOC131617213 gene encoding uncharacterized protein LOC131617213 has protein sequence MSKNNVRKQVLEKSTNFKDTQKILNQSFFHNRNNNLKKVYPIGLQKSTSSLSLSSVSLSLSQNSNDSSQADSLTPLDEKISLALRLISASSHERRESTVAKTIQQQQSSPVVITEPGELKRCNWITKNSDKLYIEFHDECWGVPAYDDNKLFELLAMSGLLMDYNWTEIIKRKEPLREVFAGFDPYIVAKMEEKEIIEIASNKALSLADSRVMCIVDNAKCIMKVVRECGSFSSYIWGFVNHKPIINKYKYPRNVPLRSPKAEALSKDMVKRGFRFVGPVIVHSFMQAAGLTIDHLVDCYRHSECVSLAERPWRHI, from the exons ATGTCTAAAAATAATGTGAGAAAACAAGTTTTAGAAAAGAGCACAAATTTCAaagatacacaaaaaatattgaaCCAAAGTTTTTTCCATAATAGAAATAATAACCTCAAGAAAGTGTACCCTATAGGGCTTCAAAAAAGCACTTCTTCACTATCTTTATCTTCAGTTTCATTATCTTTGTCACAAAACTCAAATGACTCTTCTCAAGCTGATTCTTTGACTCCTTTGGATGAAAAGATTTCATTGGCACTTCGTTTGATTTCAGCTTCATCACATGAAAGAAGAGAATCAACCGTTGCTAAAACTATACAACAACAACAGTCAAGTCCAGTAGTGATCACTGAGCCAGGGGAATTGAAAAGATGCAATTGGATCACAAAAAATAGTG ATAAGCTATACATAGAATTTCATGATGAGTGTTGGGGAGTTCCAGCTTATGATGACAA TAAATTGTTTGAGCTGCTTGCAATGTCTGGTTTGCTCATGGATTACAATTGGACAGAAATTATAAAAAGAAAGGAACCACTAAG aGAAGTTTTTGCTGGATTTGATCCTTACATTGTTGCCAAAATGGAGGAGAAGGAAATCATAGAGATAGCATCAAACAAAGCACTTTCTTTAGCTGATAGTAGAGTTATGTGCATTGTTGACAATGCCAAATGCATAATGAAG GTTGTTAGGGAATGTGGATCATTTAGTAGCTACATATGGGGCTTTGTTAATCACAAACCAATAATAAACAAATACAAATACCCAAGAAATGTGCCACTAAGGAGTCCAAAAGCAGAGGCACTTAGCAAGGACATGGTAAAACGTGGATTTCGATTTGTAGGACCAGTGATAGTGCACTCTTTTATGCAAGCTGCAGGGTTAACCATTGATCATCTTGTGGATTGTTATAGACATAGTGAATGTGTAAGCCTAGCAGAAAGACCTTGGAGGCATATCTAA